One stretch of Burkholderia pyrrocinia DNA includes these proteins:
- a CDS encoding DUF4286 family protein → MTRLPLPHGQLCVWTDIDPAHEADFNAWYDREHMQERVAIPGFTHARRFRANDGGPRQYLALYVTDTLDVFRSDAYRRAFTQQTAWSLANFERMTGTQRRVGELTIEAGDGEGAQLALFVLPPERIDVPQLRERFDAAMQEPGIHAARLFCTAPDLSAPIGADAAARPAADALALIEGSDAAATRRVAAALAGHDDVRTFDLLWRAAAPLQVARRDAEAEAEPAAAALPA, encoded by the coding sequence ATGACCCGTCTTCCCCTTCCGCACGGCCAGCTTTGCGTCTGGACGGATATCGATCCCGCGCACGAAGCCGACTTCAACGCGTGGTACGACCGCGAACACATGCAGGAACGTGTCGCGATTCCCGGCTTCACGCATGCGCGGCGCTTTCGCGCGAACGACGGCGGTCCGCGCCAGTACCTCGCGCTGTACGTGACCGACACGCTCGACGTGTTCCGCAGCGACGCATACCGGCGCGCGTTCACGCAGCAGACCGCGTGGTCGCTCGCGAACTTCGAACGCATGACGGGCACGCAGCGGCGCGTCGGCGAACTGACGATCGAGGCCGGCGACGGCGAAGGCGCGCAACTCGCGCTGTTCGTGCTGCCGCCGGAACGCATCGACGTGCCGCAACTGCGCGAGCGCTTCGACGCCGCCATGCAGGAACCGGGCATTCACGCGGCGCGACTCTTCTGCACCGCGCCCGACCTGTCCGCGCCGATCGGCGCCGATGCGGCCGCCCGCCCGGCCGCCGACGCGCTCGCGCTGATCGAAGGCAGCGACGCGGCCGCGACGCGCCGCGTGGCCGCCGCACTCGCCGGGCACGACGACGTACGCACCTTCGACCTGCTGTGGCGCGCCGCCGCGCCGCTGCAGGTTGCGCGCCGCGACGCCGAAGCAGAAGCAGAGCCGGCCGCCGCCGCGCTGCCTGCCTGA
- a CDS encoding MFS transporter, giving the protein MSTLAQPAAHAPRRVRTSRLATASMIGTSLEWYDFTIYNTLAALVFNHLFFPSVDPLAGTILAFSTYAVGYVSRPLGGFVFGNLGDRIGRRAVLMLTLVLMGVTTALMGALPTYAQAGILSPILLVALRFVQGVALGGEWAGAVLLSVEHGDQNRRGLSASWTQMGPSFGTLLGTGCIALVTLSTTSANFLSWGWRVPFAASALLVVFGFWLRRGVDETPQFEQLAESHATAEVPVADVLKYHWRRLLIAGGARIGSDVLYALIVVFTLTYVTTVLHLSRPVALTAVMVGTACNALAVPFFGALSDRFGRRPVYLAGAIAGVVWAFVFFVMLDSARPGAIVAAVAIGLVIHAVMYGPQGAFVTEQFPTRVRYAGSSLAYTLAGIVGGGFAPLVIATLFRQTGTTTAVSLYVTAALVVTSIALLAARETAHRPLAE; this is encoded by the coding sequence ATGAGCACTCTCGCCCAGCCCGCCGCCCACGCGCCCCGCCGCGTCCGCACCAGCCGACTCGCGACCGCGAGCATGATCGGCACGTCGCTCGAGTGGTACGACTTCACGATCTACAACACGCTCGCCGCGCTCGTCTTCAACCACCTGTTCTTCCCTTCGGTCGATCCGCTGGCCGGCACGATCCTCGCGTTCTCGACCTATGCGGTCGGCTACGTGTCGCGCCCGCTCGGCGGCTTCGTGTTCGGCAATCTCGGCGACCGCATCGGCCGCCGCGCGGTGCTGATGCTCACGCTCGTGCTGATGGGCGTGACGACCGCGCTGATGGGCGCGCTGCCGACCTATGCGCAGGCCGGCATCCTGAGCCCGATCCTGCTCGTCGCACTGCGCTTCGTGCAGGGCGTCGCACTCGGCGGCGAATGGGCCGGCGCGGTGCTGCTGTCGGTCGAGCATGGCGACCAGAACCGGCGCGGGCTGTCCGCGTCGTGGACGCAGATGGGCCCGTCGTTCGGCACGCTGCTCGGCACCGGCTGCATCGCGCTCGTGACGCTGTCGACCACGTCCGCGAACTTCCTGTCGTGGGGCTGGCGCGTGCCGTTCGCGGCCAGCGCGCTGCTCGTCGTGTTCGGCTTCTGGCTGCGGCGCGGCGTCGACGAAACGCCGCAGTTCGAGCAGCTCGCCGAATCGCACGCGACCGCCGAGGTGCCCGTCGCCGACGTGCTGAAGTACCACTGGCGGCGCCTGCTGATCGCGGGCGGCGCACGGATCGGCTCGGACGTGCTGTATGCGCTGATCGTCGTGTTCACGCTGACCTACGTGACGACCGTGCTGCACCTGTCGCGCCCCGTCGCGCTGACGGCCGTGATGGTCGGCACGGCCTGCAACGCGCTCGCGGTGCCGTTCTTCGGCGCGCTGTCGGACCGCTTCGGCCGCCGGCCCGTCTATCTCGCCGGCGCGATCGCCGGTGTCGTGTGGGCGTTCGTGTTCTTCGTGATGCTCGACTCGGCGCGCCCCGGTGCGATCGTCGCGGCCGTCGCGATCGGCCTCGTGATCCATGCGGTGATGTATGGCCCGCAAGGCGCATTCGTGACCGAACAGTTCCCGACGCGCGTGCGCTATGCGGGCTCGTCGCTCGCGTACACGCTCGCCGGCATCGTCGGCGGCGGCTTCGCGCCGCTCGTGATCGCCACGCTGTTCCGGCAGACGGGTACGACGACGGCCGTGTCGCTGTACGTCACCGCCGCGCTCGTCGTCACCTCGATCGCACTCCTCGCCGCACGCGAGACCGCGCACCGGCCGCTCGCGGAATGA
- a CDS encoding DUF2848 domain-containing protein — MQALSFNMISLQRAPASVDVEIERVVIAGWAGRDPAAIRAHIDELAALGVAPPSTTPCFYRVSSTLLTQAPSIDVLGARSGGEIECVLVDSPAGTLVTVGSDHTDREVEAYGVAVSKQVCAKPLGCDAWLYADIADHWDAIEMRSWLIARDGERIEYQHGAVSGLLAPDALWQRFDDRCTMPARCAMYGGTVAVHGSIAAMGDGDAFEMELHDPVLGRSLRHRYAVEVLPIVA; from the coding sequence ATGCAAGCCCTGTCGTTCAACATGATTTCCCTGCAGCGCGCGCCGGCTTCCGTCGACGTCGAGATCGAGCGCGTCGTGATTGCCGGCTGGGCCGGCCGCGATCCGGCGGCGATCCGCGCGCACATCGACGAACTCGCGGCGCTCGGCGTCGCGCCGCCGTCGACCACGCCGTGCTTCTATCGCGTGTCGTCCACGCTGCTGACGCAGGCGCCGTCGATCGATGTACTCGGTGCACGCTCGGGCGGCGAGATCGAATGCGTGCTGGTCGACAGCCCGGCCGGCACGCTGGTCACGGTCGGCTCCGATCATACGGATCGCGAAGTCGAGGCGTACGGCGTCGCGGTGTCGAAACAGGTGTGCGCGAAGCCGCTCGGGTGCGACGCGTGGCTTTACGCGGATATCGCCGATCACTGGGATGCAATCGAGATGCGTTCGTGGTTGATCGCGCGTGACGGCGAACGCATTGAATATCAGCACGGCGCGGTCAGCGGCCTGCTCGCGCCGGACGCACTGTGGCAACGCTTCGACGACCGCTGCACGATGCCCGCGCGCTGCGCGATGTATGGCGGCACCGTCGCCGTGCATGGCTCGATCGCCGCGATGGGCGACGGCGACGCGTTCGAGATGGAACTGCATGATCCGGTGCTCGGGCGCAGCCTTCGGCACCGGTATGCGGTCGAGGTGTTGCCGATCGTGGCGTGA
- a CDS encoding NAD-dependent epimerase/dehydratase family protein, translated as MTTNAGGTQRQALVLGASGGIGGEVARQLRDAGWQVRALKRGLDAEVVERDGITWMRGDALDREAVVRAARGCSVIVHAVNPPGYRNWPTQVLPMIDNTIAAATVAQATVVLPGTVYNYGADAFPVLREDAPQHPATRKGAIRVELERRLQEATAQGVRTIIVRAGDFFGVRAGNNWFAQGLIKPGRPVSTIRVPGRPGVGHQWAYLPDVARSMVELIERRDTLEPFARFHFGGHWDADGTQMAEAISRVAQRHGMRPAVRRFPWWLVWAAAPFVTTLREMLEMRYLWREPLRMDNARVTAVLGREPLTPLDTAVEATLAGLGCLR; from the coding sequence ATGACGACGAACGCAGGCGGGACGCAACGACAGGCACTCGTGCTCGGCGCGAGCGGCGGGATTGGCGGGGAAGTCGCGCGGCAGTTGCGCGATGCCGGCTGGCAGGTGCGTGCGCTCAAGCGCGGGCTCGACGCCGAAGTCGTGGAGCGCGACGGCATCACCTGGATGCGCGGCGACGCGCTGGATCGCGAGGCGGTCGTGCGAGCCGCGCGCGGCTGCAGCGTGATCGTGCACGCGGTGAACCCGCCCGGCTACCGGAACTGGCCGACGCAGGTGCTGCCGATGATCGACAACACCATCGCGGCGGCGACGGTGGCGCAGGCGACCGTCGTGCTGCCCGGCACGGTCTACAACTACGGCGCCGACGCGTTTCCGGTGCTGCGCGAAGACGCGCCGCAGCATCCGGCGACCCGCAAGGGCGCAATCCGCGTCGAACTGGAGCGGCGGCTGCAGGAAGCGACCGCGCAGGGCGTCCGCACGATCATCGTGCGCGCGGGCGATTTCTTCGGGGTGCGTGCCGGCAACAACTGGTTTGCGCAGGGGCTGATCAAGCCGGGGCGGCCCGTCTCGACGATTCGCGTGCCGGGGCGGCCGGGCGTCGGCCATCAGTGGGCGTATCTGCCGGACGTCGCGCGCTCGATGGTCGAACTGATCGAGCGGCGCGACACGCTGGAGCCGTTTGCCCGCTTCCATTTCGGCGGGCATTGGGACGCGGACGGCACGCAGATGGCCGAGGCCATCAGTCGCGTGGCGCAGCGGCACGGAATGCGGCCTGCGGTGCGGCGCTTTCCGTGGTGGCTCGTGTGGGCCGCGGCGCCGTTCGTCACGACGCTGCGCGAGATGCTGGAGATGCGCTATCTGTGGCGCGAGCCGCTCAGGATGGACAACGCGCGGGTGACGGCGGTGCTCGGCCGCGAGCCGTTGACGCCGCTCGATACGGCGGTGGAGGCGACGCTGGCGGGGTTGGGTTGCTTGCGGTGA
- a CDS encoding LysR family transcriptional regulator produces the protein MTTDLNWERYRTFLAVLTEGSLSGAARALGITQPTAGRHVAALEAAFGQTLFTRSPSGLLPTEAALALRGHAEALRSAAAAFERAAASHGAGVRGTVRISASDVIAVEVLPPMLAQLRRDHPGLVIELVPTDRIQDVLNREADIAVRMAPPAQDALVARRVGAIEVGLYARDDYVARNGAPATIDELAHHALIGFDTVTPFIRSAGRGMPLWNRDAFALRTDSNLAQLAMIRAGYGVGFCQTGLAKRDARLVRVLPDGPAMKLETWVVMHEDLRTSPRCRAVFDALADGLRAYADGETAE, from the coding sequence ATGACCACCGATCTGAACTGGGAACGCTACCGCACCTTCCTCGCGGTGCTGACGGAAGGCTCGCTGTCCGGCGCGGCGCGCGCGCTCGGCATCACGCAGCCGACGGCCGGCCGCCACGTCGCGGCGCTCGAGGCCGCGTTCGGCCAGACGCTGTTCACGCGCTCGCCGTCGGGCCTGCTGCCGACCGAGGCGGCGCTCGCACTGCGCGGCCATGCGGAGGCGCTGCGCAGCGCGGCGGCCGCGTTCGAGCGCGCGGCCGCGAGCCACGGCGCCGGCGTGCGCGGCACCGTGCGGATCTCGGCCAGCGACGTGATCGCCGTCGAGGTGCTGCCGCCCATGCTCGCGCAATTGCGGCGCGATCATCCGGGGCTCGTCATCGAACTGGTGCCGACCGACCGCATCCAGGACGTGCTGAACCGCGAAGCCGACATCGCGGTGCGGATGGCGCCGCCCGCGCAGGACGCGCTCGTCGCGCGGCGCGTCGGCGCGATCGAGGTCGGGCTGTATGCGCGCGACGACTACGTGGCGCGCAACGGCGCGCCCGCGACGATCGACGAACTCGCGCATCACGCGCTGATCGGCTTCGATACGGTCACGCCGTTCATCCGCTCGGCGGGGCGCGGGATGCCGTTGTGGAATCGCGATGCGTTCGCGCTGCGCACCGACAGCAACCTCGCGCAACTCGCGATGATCCGCGCCGGCTACGGCGTCGGTTTCTGCCAGACGGGGCTCGCGAAGCGCGACGCGAGGCTCGTGCGCGTGCTGCCGGACGGGCCCGCGATGAAGCTGGAAACCTGGGTCGTGATGCATGAGGACCTGCGGACGAGCCCGCGCTGCCGGGCCGTATTCGATGCGCTGGCGGACGGGCTGCGCGCGTATGCCGACGGAGAAACTGCCGAGTAA
- a CDS encoding DUF7660 family protein translates to MNDELKQQMADRLQDALERVVDERSLIHFLRVLGHDWNTERQLEADVPPSPYARAALGWENRSIGEYLEAMVDWAEASEDGLRFYDVPDNPWRRIADILFAGKIYE, encoded by the coding sequence ATGAACGACGAACTGAAGCAGCAGATGGCCGACAGGCTGCAGGACGCGTTGGAGCGGGTGGTCGACGAGCGCTCGCTGATCCATTTCCTGCGCGTGCTCGGCCATGACTGGAACACGGAGCGGCAGCTCGAAGCCGACGTGCCGCCGTCGCCATACGCGCGCGCCGCGCTCGGCTGGGAAAACCGCTCGATCGGCGAGTACCTGGAGGCGATGGTCGACTGGGCCGAAGCGTCGGAGGACGGGCTGCGCTTCTACGACGTGCCCGACAATCCGTGGCGGCGCATCGCGGACATCCTGTTCGCCGGGAAAATCTACGAGTAG
- a CDS encoding LysR family transcriptional regulator: MRGFDLDQLRTFAVVADAGSLTAAAPLLHLSQSTVSEQVRKLELRAGMPLFVRSKRGVEPTPAGTRLLQHARRIVALNEAAFDELRGQAIKGELRVAITDYYRTNEVAGLLARLRECYPQLSLHVSAMKSVDIEAAHARGQIDLGVVMNLSSGPFRPASADTRWVLRREPLSWVASPALVEQLPEPLPLVLLPDDCMMHQIAVRSLDEQHTPYVLVHSASGVAGLQSMLAAGLGVGCLCASAIGDGMMRLGAKYRLPPLPDAVFSLTPPMPGERETVTQAREVLSRQLLM; the protein is encoded by the coding sequence ATGCGCGGTTTCGACCTGGACCAGTTGCGCACTTTCGCGGTGGTCGCGGACGCCGGCAGCCTGACGGCCGCCGCGCCGCTGCTGCATTTGTCGCAGTCGACGGTCAGCGAGCAGGTGCGCAAGCTCGAATTGCGCGCCGGCATGCCGCTGTTCGTGCGCAGCAAGCGCGGCGTCGAGCCGACGCCGGCCGGCACGCGGCTGCTGCAGCACGCCCGGCGCATCGTCGCGCTGAACGAGGCCGCGTTCGACGAGCTGCGCGGGCAGGCGATCAAGGGCGAGCTGCGCGTCGCGATCACCGACTATTACCGGACGAATGAAGTCGCGGGCCTGCTGGCGCGGCTGCGGGAGTGCTACCCGCAACTGAGCCTGCACGTGAGCGCGATGAAGAGCGTGGACATCGAGGCGGCGCACGCGAGAGGGCAGATCGATCTCGGCGTCGTGATGAACCTGTCGAGCGGGCCGTTCCGGCCGGCGTCGGCCGACACGCGCTGGGTGCTGCGGCGCGAGCCGCTGTCATGGGTCGCGTCGCCGGCGCTGGTCGAGCAATTACCCGAGCCGCTGCCGCTCGTGCTGCTGCCGGACGACTGCATGATGCATCAGATCGCGGTGCGCTCGCTCGACGAGCAGCACACGCCGTACGTGCTCGTGCACAGCGCGTCGGGTGTCGCGGGGCTGCAGTCGATGCTCGCGGCGGGGCTCGGTGTCGGCTGCCTGTGCGCGTCGGCGATCGGCGACGGCATGATGCGGCTCGGCGCGAAATACCGTCTGCCGCCGCTGCCCGACGCGGTGTTTTCGCTGACGCCGCCGATGCCGGGCGAACGCGAAACCGTCACGCAGGCGCGCGAGGTGCTGTCGCGGCAATTGCTGATGTAG
- a CDS encoding MFS transporter — protein sequence MTNPTLAPCAPAGAAAAATPRSHHGWALVVLLVGAILPPLDYFIVNLALPAIRDGIGARPAELQLVVSAYACANAVVQITGGRLGDLYGRKRMFMLGMAGFVLASTLCGLAGSGAVLVGGRVLQGLFAAILAPQVLATIRSVFSPQEQVRVMGFYGFAFGLAAVIGQLGGGALISLHPFGLGWRAIFLVNLPIGILALIGSWRFIPENRPPRGQRIDVPGTVLMSLFLLMLVYPLTQGREAGWPLWMIACVVGALPMLGALLAVEAGRLARGRDPLLDVRLFRNPVVALGLMLAFLFYTLSAFFLSYGIYLQGCLNWSPLASGFAILPLGLGFLASPLLMPRLVGRFGGYRVLTLGFVMLAAGVATAAALAREGAPGPGFYAGIAAIGIGQGLVLPSVVRIVLAEVDAARAGVASGMVSAMLQIGAAVGAATIGGVFFARLGVRPVALDYVQGFRTSMFTLTVVLLACIALSTALGPLHRRLHAGA from the coding sequence ATGACGAACCCCACCCTTGCCCCCTGCGCGCCGGCCGGCGCGGCTGCCGCGGCGACGCCGCGCAGCCATCACGGCTGGGCGCTCGTGGTCCTGCTGGTCGGCGCCATTCTGCCGCCGCTCGACTACTTCATCGTGAATCTCGCGCTGCCGGCCATCCGCGACGGCATCGGCGCGCGCCCGGCCGAGCTCCAGCTCGTCGTGTCGGCCTATGCGTGTGCGAACGCGGTCGTGCAGATCACGGGCGGCCGCCTCGGCGACCTGTACGGCCGCAAGCGCATGTTCATGCTGGGCATGGCCGGCTTCGTGCTCGCGTCGACGCTGTGCGGGCTCGCCGGCAGCGGCGCGGTGCTCGTCGGCGGCCGCGTGCTGCAGGGCCTGTTCGCCGCGATCCTCGCACCGCAGGTGCTCGCGACGATCCGCAGCGTGTTCAGCCCGCAGGAACAGGTGCGCGTGATGGGCTTCTACGGTTTCGCGTTCGGCCTCGCGGCCGTGATCGGCCAGCTCGGCGGCGGCGCGCTGATCAGCCTGCATCCGTTCGGACTCGGCTGGCGCGCGATCTTCCTCGTCAATCTGCCGATCGGCATCCTTGCGCTGATCGGCAGCTGGCGCTTCATCCCGGAAAACCGGCCGCCGCGCGGCCAGCGCATCGACGTACCGGGCACGGTGCTGATGTCGCTGTTCCTGCTGATGCTCGTGTATCCGCTCACGCAGGGCCGCGAGGCCGGTTGGCCGCTGTGGATGATCGCGTGCGTCGTCGGCGCGCTGCCGATGCTCGGTGCGCTGCTGGCGGTCGAAGCGGGCCGACTCGCGCGCGGCCGCGATCCGCTGCTCGACGTGCGCCTGTTCCGCAACCCGGTCGTCGCGCTCGGTCTGATGCTCGCGTTCCTGTTCTACACGCTGAGCGCATTCTTCCTTAGCTACGGGATCTATCTGCAGGGCTGCCTGAACTGGTCGCCGCTCGCGTCCGGGTTCGCGATTCTGCCGCTCGGGCTCGGCTTCCTCGCGAGCCCGCTGCTGATGCCGCGCCTCGTCGGCCGGTTCGGCGGTTATCGCGTGCTGACGCTCGGCTTCGTCATGCTCGCCGCAGGCGTCGCGACCGCCGCCGCGCTCGCCCGCGAAGGCGCGCCGGGGCCCGGCTTCTACGCGGGCATCGCGGCGATCGGCATCGGGCAAGGCCTCGTGCTGCCGTCGGTCGTGCGGATCGTGCTCGCGGAAGTCGATGCGGCCCGCGCGGGCGTCGCGTCAGGAATGGTCAGCGCAATGCTGCAGATCGGCGCGGCCGTCGGCGCCGCGACGATCGGCGGCGTGTTCTTCGCGCGGCTCGGCGTGCGTCCGGTCGCGCTCGATTACGTGCAGGGGTTCCGGACGTCGATGTTCACGCTGACGGTCGTATTGCTTGCGTGCATCGCACTGTCGACCGCGCTCGGGCCGCTGCATCGGAGGCTGCATGCAGGTGCGTGA
- a CDS encoding oxidoreductase-like domain-containing protein, which translates to MPTPAPTDPSDPSADDPRPIPPEQPELEDCCNSGCSPCVFDLYDEALARYRVELAEWEARQAQRKKHR; encoded by the coding sequence GTGCCCACGCCTGCCCCCACCGATCCATCCGATCCGTCCGCCGACGATCCCCGCCCGATTCCGCCCGAACAGCCTGAACTGGAAGACTGCTGCAACAGCGGCTGCTCGCCGTGCGTCTTCGACCTGTACGACGAAGCGCTGGCGCGCTATCGCGTCGAGCTGGCCGAGTGGGAAGCGCGGCAGGCGCAACGCAAAAAACACCGATGA